The Engystomops pustulosus chromosome 2, aEngPut4.maternal, whole genome shotgun sequence genomic interval GAAATGCATTCCATTATGTTAATCAAGctcaatgggaaaaaaaaatatatctgttACATAGCAAAACAAGAATGCAAACTTTTGCCAATTTTAAAACATTTAGACAAAAAAGTTTTCAGACGTCTGACAAATTTGTTAATAAATAGTTTCATAAATGGCCTTTTAAGAGTCGCACAAGGTATTGTACTGCTCATAAATTTTTTGGGCTCCTATGATGTCATTTTGTGCACTGCTACAGTAAGGTGGTCGTGCTTCTGAATCATAATAGTTCTGCAAAGAAAATAGAGAAGACATGATTAGTTTTATGTATTGACTTAGCAACGTCACCTGTTATTTTATGGCCAAAACTTAGGCTCAGTTTACATctattaggtcttcagttatcttcagccaaaaccaggagtggtcgAACATACACAACAGGTGCAagtctttttattatatttttctagTGTGGCCCACTCAAAGTGACACTATATCAGCCCCCTTCAAGCAACAGACTCCATCAGTCAAACAGTTGAAtctagaagtttacatacactatataaaaaaacatacatgTTTTCACCTATAATTTAATATGAAATCAGAAAAAAACCTagttttaggtcaattagtattaataaaattatttatatttgccaaatgtcaGAATAATATGAGAGAAAATTACGggcatttttataattttcataCACTAGGATtgctacagtattttttggactataaggcacaccatcaataaatgcctactaaaacgtctaggttcatatataaggcgcacctgattataaggatgaatgaccaccaggtggcagacctgtgcacagttcaaggcagctgttgtctgtaagtacggttcatatataaggcgcactggactataaggcgcacctttgatttctgagaaaatcaaaggatttttagtgcgccttatagtccgaaaaatacgttaTACCATTAAATAACTGGCGGTTATCCCCAGCTCCctcttgtgtgtatgtttgccgCACAGGTAATACTTGCTTATCTCTTGATTTAGGTTAGAAGTGTGGTACAATCTATTTATTTACTTTGGCTTGCATACACTCatgctctatacaaaaaatacccccttttttgtgacttttttgcaatctgcttacattatatattggtacCGCAATTTTCCTAGCCCAATGTGTAATCccttataggataatattgttgtatctctttttgtgttacataaaGGCTTTAGTCTCCAGGGGGAGCTGGGGGTCCCAGGATCTCTAACACTATCACCTGTttggttttcctgtggtagattatttTGTGATTCTCTTTTTgtattttggtgtttttttgatatatgaatgaagaatgtattgtcttggtcacttggcatgtatcatttttttttcttttggtttaagctatttttacatgcattgacTCTTTACCTGACCTCATTTTGTGCAGTGCTGGTCCCATTCTTTGTATTCTGAGAAAGAAAATTGTGGACTTGCAGAAGTCTGTTGCATCCTTGGATGCAATTTCCAGATGCCTGAAGGTGCCTCGTTTATGTACAAACAATTAGAAGTACAAAAAAGAAAGGAATGTCCAGTGATCACACAGAACCGGTATCCTACCTGAGCGGTGTTCCAGAGATAAACATTCTTTGATCCAAAAGGTGCATATTATCATGAGAACAAAAGCCCTTTTGAAGATGCTGGCTGAAGCGGGCGCGTCTAAATACATAATGGTGGCGTTGGAGAGGGGCGGATCTGTCCTGACTTACAATATGTTATGATTTACATCACTGTAACTGGCCAGTCTGCATTGACTGGTCAGTTTCAGATAGACATCGCAGGACCAATCAAAATTGGTCATGCGATGTCAGTGGGTGGGTGTCGCCTTGCAATCCCCACCCGCTCCTAACACTCGTCAGCCTGTTGCGAGACAGGAGAAGAAGCACTCCCATCCAATATATCAGACtgtgagcgctaagtcactgcgctcagcgtccaatatatcggatgtgGAACGCTAAGAAGTTAAGGATAACAAAGTTAATGTTTTGAagtggccatcacaaagccctgaGCTCAGGTGCAAGCAAGGTGGCTACAAACATGGCTCAattacaccagttctgtcaggatgaatgggcccaaattcctaccaactattgtgGAAAGCTATCCAAAAAGGtttgacccaagtcatacagtttaaggcAAATGGTGCCTTAATGCTAaggaaatgtatgtaaacttttgtctttaaagaaagtaataaaaatgccttaaaaatgcTCTCATCCATTCTGGCAATTCTCATAttctggcaaatataaataattttggtaattgaCCTAACATGGGAAAGGTTTACACTGATTTCATGTGggggggccagaagtttgacgtaaaagtactgcattttgcgggaacgcgcctcccgcgatgcagtactattacctcaaatgttgggaaggggttaaaaacccttAACCCCTTTATCACCACCGCTTGTTTTCAGCTAAATGACCGGGgtgtatagcttattcatgagcatttattaactatttcaaggggggcacaaacaatcaatttttattttagaattttagcactcccagtcccccccccccatcccccgctAGCCACTACTATTTtacctttattctctggttcactatgaattcggtgatacctcatttatgtcgtttttcttatcttttttcTATTACCCTTAGCAAAACCAAGATTGTAgaaaattgtttttgttttttgtttttgttgtttttgtttttcaacttttcaaggccataaattctgtatttttcagatctggttgagggcttattttttgtgaaaagagttgttagTTTCTGTCATATATTAGGGCACGtaatattttgatcactttttggaacattttttgtgagggtatttaatgaaaaattgtatattacgggaaatcTTAtcaggttttctttttttaatgtcgtTCActaagcgggttcaatattgttttagatttattgtacagatacgGACACAGTGATACCGAATAtgcacttttttgtgttttatatgtaaCTGGGGGCAATTAGggaacttttatttaatttattattattatcaaatgATTAACTTTACACGATGTGGTCATGCTTTACTGCGGCGTGTAAGGTGTTAAACACCCGAGATCTGAGTtttttctgatcccgggtgttagtgctgggtctaGGCTGTGATGTCAAAGTCAGATACTGGCACCATATGAACTGGCTCAACATTTCCAACAAACCATGCCTCAGAGTATTCAATTTTGTTGGAGAATTAAAAATTTTCTTACCCACGGTCAGATTCCAGGCATACAACTGGCACATCGGTGGGGTCCATGGTAAGCTTAGCTGCTTGCTGAGGGAGTATAGAGATCACGCCGGCATGCTCATCAGAGAGACTTCCACAGCCTTCAAGAAGACAGAATTGTATTAGACATGTTCTACCCAAGATCCTGCATTTACACAAACGTGTGCATTTAactctgcatgttaaatgtggcacacggtccgactgtgctctgaacaacccctttatgtGCAAAATACCTGTCACATCAGGTAtattgcagccacaacacaaatgaGTTATGGCgctgacccttcttaaatacatataaagtttgcacataaaagaacgtgcaaagtcagacagaaaactgctgcagGGACTTAAGTAAATCTGGCCCCCGGTGTGGTCAGGTCTCTtgcctttcaatggagaggggaggggtaagaagCGCTCACTTCCCCTCCCTTCTTCACCCAACTGTGTGCTACGCCCTGGAATTGAAGCAAatggtttttccaaaaaaattttctgTATGATTAATACAAGTGAAGTAATAAAACTACTTACAACCCAAATTGAGCCCCTGGGAATCTGTGCACAAAACTCCGACAATTGATGGAATTTTCATCCTAGAAGAACATAATGAAGGGAAAAATTGTGAGAACACAGATCTACCAAGAGGATTCAGGCCCAATCTCTGCCAGGTCACACCTGCTGATCTGGTGGGCCAGGGCTCTCATGTCCCTGCCTGCCCACCACCCGCTCCGACAAACTCCTCC includes:
- the LAMTOR5 gene encoding ragulator complex protein LAMTOR5, yielding MMEAALEQHLEETMKIPSIVGVLCTDSQGLNLGCCGSLSDEHAGVISILPQQAAKLTMDPTDVPVVCLESDRGTIMIQKHDHLTVAVHKMTS